The following are encoded in a window of uncultured Sphaerochaeta sp. genomic DNA:
- a CDS encoding D-alanine--D-alanine ligase, translating into MQVALLYGGRSAEHEVSINSAFTIHQALLRAGYSVHLIAITIQGGWFLQQTLNSEFDTTQPLNLRPGLGIYHGEEKLQIRAAFATTHGYQGEDGNLQGTCLLCNIPLCGCDTLSSAIGMHKAIASTLFSAQGIPTVPSTTIDSYQMTTLNRDLFQTICATHGQDLFIKPENAGSSVGVKALINATYHDFLEAVEDAGRYSERVLVQQYMKSIVEVECAILRTEDGTLHVAGPGSVIDPAREQEGFLSYAHKYGQVDTAHIRVPSGLPPSMENRIREYARTAFLAIKADGYARVDFFVQGESIYLNEINTSPGMTALSHYPVLMASIGFDLPSVVTSLINHAIQRNREERGRCFTPPKQ; encoded by the coding sequence ATGCAAGTAGCATTACTCTATGGGGGACGATCAGCAGAACATGAGGTCTCTATCAACAGTGCATTCACGATCCATCAAGCGCTTCTCCGTGCTGGCTATTCGGTCCATTTGATAGCCATCACCATCCAAGGTGGATGGTTCCTGCAACAAACGCTGAATAGTGAATTTGATACAACCCAACCACTGAATCTTAGGCCAGGTTTGGGTATATACCACGGAGAAGAGAAACTCCAGATCAGGGCAGCCTTTGCAACCACCCATGGCTACCAGGGAGAGGATGGAAACCTACAGGGAACCTGTCTGCTCTGTAATATTCCACTTTGTGGGTGCGATACACTCAGCAGTGCGATCGGCATGCATAAGGCCATCGCTTCCACCCTGTTTTCGGCTCAAGGTATCCCGACGGTTCCCTCCACCACGATTGATAGCTACCAGATGACAACACTCAACCGCGATCTGTTCCAAACCATCTGTGCCACCCACGGCCAGGACCTGTTCATCAAACCAGAGAATGCAGGATCGTCGGTGGGTGTGAAGGCGCTGATCAATGCGACATATCACGATTTTCTGGAAGCTGTCGAGGATGCAGGAAGATACAGTGAGCGGGTGCTGGTGCAGCAATACATGAAGTCCATCGTCGAGGTAGAGTGCGCCATACTGAGAACAGAGGACGGTACCCTGCATGTTGCAGGACCGGGAAGTGTCATAGACCCGGCAAGAGAGCAAGAAGGGTTCTTGAGCTATGCCCATAAGTATGGGCAGGTCGATACAGCGCATATCCGCGTTCCTTCTGGATTGCCACCTTCCATGGAGAACCGAATCAGGGAGTATGCACGTACTGCGTTCTTGGCGATCAAAGCCGATGGGTATGCGAGGGTTGATTTCTTCGTCCAAGGAGAATCCATCTACCTGAATGAGATCAATACCAGCCCGGGCATGACTGCGCTTAGTCACTACCCTGTCTTGATGGCTTCGATCGGATTTGATCTACCGAGCGTGGTCACCAGCCTGATAAACCACGCAATACAACGAAACAGAGAGGAGCGAGGGCGTTGTTTCACACCGCCAAAACAATGA
- a CDS encoding NFACT family protein, whose amino-acid sequence MSLNWREIALILEELPLVGSSLQRTTQHDFHSLSWHFYHPEAGRWTLYTEVGTPFSRLHELRKPISANQMGKTAKLQRFIQFCRANLEGAKVESVYQQPFDRVVRLRMDNHGTILNLYLRFYSGPGANILVTDEHDILLDLLYRRPGREEQSGQPFTLPEPKAEEGKAFLVRERTGDSFNEQIEEAYGAQSNTLTREELAARVERKMERELKSLNTTLGSLIRTSANTQDFMHFKKFGDLLSANQHLLKGTMDEITLEDWETGEPITIPLDDKILSRENIHLYYEKYQKAKKTHENAITEVEKTKALIAQREAHYLALLDPNRDQLQAIRSLTKELEESTGSETQKKQSPGLTIQSGSFTLLVGRNAKENDELLRHYVKGNDYWMHTRDVPGGYVFIKYIRGKSVPLEVLLDAANLALVFSKAKNQGRADLYYTQVKHLRRAKGGKTGTVLPTQEKNLTVTLDEGRLSRLLLGHEHA is encoded by the coding sequence ATGAGTCTCAACTGGCGTGAGATTGCCCTCATTCTGGAGGAGCTGCCCTTGGTGGGCAGTTCCTTGCAACGCACTACCCAACATGACTTCCACTCTCTCAGCTGGCACTTCTACCACCCCGAGGCAGGAAGGTGGACACTATACACCGAGGTAGGAACCCCTTTCAGTCGACTGCATGAACTTAGGAAACCCATTAGTGCAAACCAGATGGGAAAGACCGCAAAGCTCCAGCGTTTTATCCAGTTTTGTCGTGCAAATCTGGAGGGTGCTAAGGTTGAATCAGTCTATCAACAGCCCTTTGACCGGGTTGTGCGCCTACGCATGGACAACCATGGTACGATACTGAATCTCTATCTTCGCTTCTACAGCGGGCCAGGAGCAAATATCCTGGTCACCGATGAGCATGACATCCTACTTGACCTGCTCTATAGGCGTCCTGGAAGAGAGGAGCAGAGTGGACAACCATTCACACTCCCTGAGCCGAAAGCGGAAGAGGGAAAAGCGTTTCTAGTAAGAGAGAGAACCGGCGATTCCTTCAATGAGCAGATTGAGGAAGCCTACGGTGCGCAGAGCAATACACTTACCCGTGAAGAGCTGGCTGCACGTGTTGAACGAAAGATGGAACGGGAGCTCAAGAGCCTAAATACCACACTCGGTAGTCTTATACGTACCAGTGCGAACACCCAGGATTTCATGCATTTCAAGAAGTTTGGAGATCTACTCAGTGCAAACCAACACCTACTCAAAGGTACAATGGATGAAATAACCCTGGAAGACTGGGAGACTGGAGAGCCAATAACCATACCCCTGGATGACAAGATCCTCTCTCGCGAGAATATCCATCTCTACTATGAGAAATACCAGAAAGCGAAGAAGACCCACGAGAACGCCATCACAGAGGTTGAGAAAACCAAAGCGCTCATTGCCCAGAGAGAAGCACACTACCTGGCGCTCCTTGATCCCAACCGTGACCAACTACAGGCGATCAGGAGCCTGACAAAGGAACTTGAAGAGAGCACTGGGAGTGAGACACAAAAAAAGCAGAGTCCGGGCCTCACCATCCAAAGTGGTTCGTTCACCCTGCTTGTTGGCCGCAATGCCAAGGAAAACGACGAATTACTCCGTCACTATGTAAAGGGAAATGACTACTGGATGCATACCCGTGATGTCCCTGGGGGGTATGTTTTCATCAAGTACATCAGGGGAAAGAGTGTCCCTCTGGAGGTCCTGCTTGATGCAGCAAACCTCGCGCTTGTCTTCAGCAAGGCAAAAAACCAAGGCCGTGCAGATCTATACTATACCCAGGTAAAACACCTAAGAAGAGCAAAGGGAGGGAAAACCGGGACGGTTCTCCCCACCCAGGAGAAAAACTTGACAGTTACACTGGACGAAGGGAGACTTTCACGATTACTTTTAGGACATGAGCATGCTTGA
- a CDS encoding Mur ligase domain-containing protein: protein MQKMGTHLFLVGIKGTGMSSLALLLQYWGFSVCGCDTSEIFSSDAVLNDAGIVVYEGFEASLLPPDTDGVIFSSAYSESLPILQEARKRSIPIYSYPQYLAYLSRQQDSYAVAGTHGKTTTCSVTTHLLNHACDGQFPFYAIFGAPQENVAGGRECALFEACEYQDHFHSYKLRGVLITSVEYDHPDYFSSKEQVMRSFETLVDNLQGGGFLIYCSDDPGASAIGSYAKKARHDLSILNYGFSSDGPFRIIKAIGGKYSLALLKDLPFSVTSKAKALVDDHVGALVLSIAMLLDRSEPKLYVEDKGVITDEVLPTLASLFLPHLAGYQGCKGRTEELFRDGQVIYLDDYAHHPSEIKTSLEEIRLRYPGYPLLVIFSAHTASRTFALLEEFAEVLAQSDQLILQSTYASARNDSSGAEDPALILFSLLRKSIGDGVAYAPSDEAAIEIAATWLQERRLCITMGAGNNRSLGPKIAERRRSLQ from the coding sequence ATGCAGAAAATGGGAACTCACTTGTTCTTGGTAGGCATCAAAGGGACCGGCATGTCCAGTCTGGCATTGTTGCTCCAGTACTGGGGGTTCTCTGTCTGTGGCTGCGATACCTCCGAGATATTCAGCAGTGATGCTGTGCTCAACGATGCAGGCATTGTTGTATATGAAGGGTTTGAGGCGTCATTGCTCCCTCCTGATACAGACGGGGTAATCTTCAGCAGCGCCTACAGTGAATCGCTTCCTATTCTTCAAGAAGCGCGTAAACGTTCCATCCCCATCTATTCCTATCCACAATACCTGGCCTACCTCAGCAGACAGCAGGATAGCTATGCTGTTGCTGGAACACATGGCAAGACAACCACATGTTCGGTTACCACCCATCTGCTCAATCATGCATGTGACGGGCAATTCCCTTTTTATGCCATCTTTGGAGCCCCACAGGAAAATGTGGCAGGGGGAAGGGAGTGTGCACTCTTTGAAGCGTGTGAGTACCAGGACCACTTTCACTCCTACAAACTGCGTGGTGTGTTGATTACCTCGGTGGAATACGACCATCCTGACTATTTCTCTTCAAAGGAACAGGTCATGAGAAGCTTTGAGACCCTTGTCGACAACCTGCAGGGTGGTGGCTTCCTGATCTATTGCAGTGACGATCCTGGTGCAAGTGCAATCGGCTCCTATGCAAAGAAAGCGCGCCATGATTTGAGTATACTCAACTATGGATTTTCCTCAGACGGGCCCTTCAGGATAATTAAGGCTATAGGTGGAAAATATAGTCTTGCCTTGCTTAAGGACCTTCCCTTTTCCGTAACCAGTAAAGCCAAAGCACTGGTGGATGACCATGTGGGAGCATTGGTGCTCTCCATTGCCATGCTGCTTGACCGAAGCGAACCCAAACTCTATGTGGAAGACAAGGGAGTTATCACTGATGAGGTGCTGCCCACCCTTGCCTCCCTTTTCTTGCCCCATCTTGCCGGTTATCAAGGATGCAAGGGTAGGACGGAGGAGCTATTCAGGGATGGACAAGTCATCTACCTGGATGACTATGCCCACCATCCCAGTGAGATCAAGACTTCCCTGGAAGAGATTCGGCTTCGTTATCCTGGATATCCACTTCTGGTGATCTTCTCTGCACATACGGCAAGCAGGACCTTTGCCTTGTTGGAGGAGTTTGCTGAAGTACTTGCCCAAAGCGACCAGCTTATCCTCCAGAGTACCTATGCATCAGCCAGAAATGATAGTTCAGGCGCTGAAGACCCTGCATTGATACTGTTTTCCCTGCTTCGGAAATCCATCGGAGATGGGGTAGCCTATGCACCGAGTGATGAAGCAGCCATTGAGATTGCAGCTACTTGGTTGCAAGAGCGAAGGTTGTGTATTACCATGGGTGCTGGTAATAACCGGTCCTTGGGACCGAAGATTGCCGAAAGGCGAAGGAGTCTCCAATGA
- the amrB gene encoding AmmeMemoRadiSam system protein B — protein MSMLDSYHHTIFYPEDQETLSLATAKREAKVHLRSLPSAILVPHAAYQFSLEALHRSFSVAGDLKPSLIVFLGPLHQEVLEADAPSFLFTSSMEGISIAGVEYRFATTLIKELATSYAPFFAQEDSYLIEEPALELTLPMIHSYFGNVPVLPILASSCTGEQLQTYHTILESVSKQEKNVLFIVSANANALLPSPQAEEDARTFISRLKAGTSLLENRRGERISSCNSSSLEALRQIRVLSGNWTISGYFDKQGEQTEIKDHHDLKEKHVWHISAYQGETNA, from the coding sequence ATGAGCATGCTTGACAGTTACCACCATACAATCTTCTACCCTGAGGACCAGGAGACACTCTCCCTTGCAACGGCAAAGAGAGAAGCAAAAGTGCATCTTCGCTCTCTTCCCTCTGCAATTCTTGTACCTCATGCAGCATACCAGTTTTCACTGGAGGCTCTGCATAGGAGCTTTTCTGTTGCAGGGGACCTGAAGCCCTCCTTGATCGTCTTTCTAGGGCCCTTGCACCAGGAAGTGCTGGAAGCAGATGCTCCATCTTTCCTGTTCACCAGCAGTATGGAAGGCATATCCATAGCAGGTGTGGAATATCGCTTTGCAACCACCTTGATCAAGGAACTTGCTACCTCTTATGCTCCCTTCTTTGCTCAGGAAGACAGTTACCTGATAGAGGAACCTGCTCTTGAGCTTACACTTCCCATGATTCACAGTTATTTTGGGAATGTCCCGGTACTCCCCATTCTTGCTTCCTCGTGTACCGGTGAACAATTACAAACCTACCATACAATTCTTGAGTCTGTATCAAAGCAAGAAAAGAACGTACTGTTCATCGTCTCGGCCAATGCAAACGCTCTCCTACCCTCCCCGCAAGCAGAGGAAGATGCAAGGACATTCATCTCCCGCTTAAAGGCAGGAACTAGTCTTCTGGAAAACAGGAGAGGAGAGAGAATAAGCAGTTGCAATAGCTCAAGCTTGGAAGCGCTCCGCCAGATAAGGGTTCTCTCTGGAAACTGGACGATCAGTGGATACTTTGACAAGCAAGGCGAACAAACGGAGATCAAGGATCATCACGATTTGAAGGAAAAACATGTTTGGCACATCAGTGCATATCAAGGAGAAACGAATGCATAA
- a CDS encoding (d)CMP kinase, translated as MVRIAISGKSGCGNTTVSSKVAQALGFEMINFTFRNLSEEKGIDFWQFCKMAEESDEYDLEVDRRQVEMALARENCVLGSRLAIWMLKEADLKIYLTATTEERARRITEREGGSYENRLEQTKMRDANDSARYLRLYGINNSDTSVADLVIDTTELQSDEVAKIIIEEARKRETQ; from the coding sequence ATGGTGCGTATAGCAATCAGTGGAAAGAGCGGCTGTGGAAATACCACGGTTTCCAGCAAGGTAGCCCAAGCATTGGGCTTTGAGATGATAAACTTCACATTCCGAAACCTCAGTGAGGAGAAGGGAATCGATTTCTGGCAGTTCTGTAAGATGGCTGAGGAAAGTGATGAGTATGACCTGGAGGTAGACCGCAGGCAGGTGGAGATGGCACTTGCACGAGAAAATTGTGTTCTGGGGAGCCGTTTGGCCATCTGGATGCTCAAGGAAGCCGACTTGAAAATTTATCTTACTGCCACTACAGAGGAGCGGGCAAGACGTATTACCGAGCGCGAAGGCGGCTCCTATGAGAATCGTCTTGAGCAGACAAAGATGCGTGATGCCAATGACAGTGCTCGTTATCTTAGGCTGTATGGCATTAACAACAGTGACACGTCAGTCGCCGACTTGGTGATTGATACCACCGAGTTGCAGTCTGATGAAGTTGCAAAAATCATTATAGAAGAGGCAAGGAAGCGTGAAACACAGTAA
- the murE gene encoding UDP-N-acetylmuramyl-tripeptide synthetase, with protein MKTLRTLLNAIGINDTSVPDTQTIDQICQHSGMCKPHSVFFAFRGLRTDGSNYINDAIDNGAVCIIAEETNLRPRLPASVHYYTAKHPHTAFALMCSAFYDYPQKKLSIIGVSGTDGKSTTSDYLYQILQRQGIKTGLLTTVNMDDGSGKQDSPFRQSTPEADQLQEFLYRCTQNGATHVVLECTSHALSKTFDRLGGIEFSAAIITKVTSEHLEFHHSLEEYTNAKVNLVRALKENGILVSSTDNARISAFTEALSPTQKAIILGQDVPMRIEFMGYQGVVVEILGKRVHTPLLLPSLATNSLLAVFCAAHLVGKPAEDLLGLIELIEPVKGRMQLIENTLGVRAIIDFAHTEDAYEGIFFFAKRTSEGGDLIAVFGSAGERDTTKRSPMGKIANRYCSTIILTEEDPRFEGNQAIFSDLRFLMHNPSCTVLEIENRREAIKKAVSLAQTGDTLLFLGKGHEKTIERDSGKIPWDEITEVKNALRAEEQRRQCK; from the coding sequence ATGAAAACGTTACGGACACTTTTAAACGCCATCGGTATCAACGATACGAGCGTTCCCGATACACAGACCATCGATCAAATTTGCCAACACTCAGGGATGTGCAAACCTCACTCGGTTTTCTTTGCCTTCCGCGGCCTCAGAACTGATGGAAGCAACTATATTAACGACGCCATAGACAATGGTGCTGTATGTATCATTGCAGAGGAAACAAACCTACGCCCAAGGCTCCCTGCCTCTGTTCACTACTATACGGCAAAACACCCTCATACAGCGTTTGCCTTGATGTGTTCTGCATTCTATGATTATCCACAGAAGAAACTGAGCATCATTGGAGTAAGTGGCACGGATGGAAAAAGTACCACCAGCGACTACCTCTACCAGATACTACAGAGGCAGGGAATAAAGACAGGTTTGTTGACCACCGTCAATATGGATGATGGCTCAGGAAAGCAAGATTCCCCCTTCCGCCAGAGCACACCGGAGGCAGACCAACTACAGGAGTTCCTGTATCGATGTACTCAGAATGGGGCAACCCACGTTGTCCTGGAGTGCACCAGCCATGCACTGAGCAAGACATTTGACCGGCTTGGGGGTATTGAATTCAGCGCTGCCATCATCACCAAGGTAACCAGTGAACACCTTGAATTCCACCATAGCCTGGAGGAGTACACCAATGCAAAGGTCAATCTGGTCCGGGCACTCAAGGAGAACGGAATATTGGTGAGCAGTACCGACAATGCCAGAATCAGTGCATTCACTGAAGCTCTCTCCCCTACCCAAAAGGCAATCATCCTTGGCCAGGATGTACCCATGCGTATAGAGTTCATGGGATACCAGGGAGTGGTGGTGGAAATCTTGGGAAAAAGAGTCCATACACCATTGCTGCTTCCCAGCCTGGCAACCAACTCACTGCTTGCAGTGTTCTGTGCTGCACATCTTGTAGGAAAGCCTGCTGAGGACCTGCTTGGTCTCATCGAACTCATTGAACCGGTCAAGGGAAGAATGCAACTGATCGAGAACACCCTTGGGGTACGTGCAATCATCGATTTTGCCCACACTGAAGATGCATATGAAGGTATATTCTTCTTTGCGAAACGAACCAGTGAGGGAGGTGACTTGATTGCAGTATTTGGTTCAGCAGGGGAACGCGATACTACCAAACGGTCCCCTATGGGAAAGATTGCCAACAGGTACTGCTCTACCATTATCCTTACTGAGGAAGATCCAAGATTTGAAGGAAACCAAGCCATATTCAGTGACCTCCGTTTCCTGATGCATAATCCATCCTGTACCGTTCTTGAAATTGAAAATCGCAGGGAGGCTATCAAAAAAGCTGTTTCACTTGCACAAACAGGAGATACCCTGCTCTTCTTGGGGAAAGGGCATGAGAAGACCATCGAGAGAGATTCTGGAAAAATTCCCTGGGATGAGATTACTGAAGTGAAGAATGCACTGAGAGCCGAGGAGCAGAGAAGACAATGCAAGTAG
- a CDS encoding ABC transporter ATP-binding protein — protein MLEAQHLSGGYPGKRVLEDVSLSLRKGELIAVLGLNGSGKSTLLKMLAGLLEKEKGTLLLEGKPLCDYAPRHLGRLIAYHGQRHEIPDMNTRVLLAHSRYPYQGFVRRLEEKDHRAIEGATKRMNLQHVLDTPLKHLSGGYQQRSFLAMTLAREADYLFFDEPDAHLDISHMYMVHQLLQDLASEGHCVVASLHDLSEALRIASRIILIDQQTVVFDGKPQDAVACGILEKTFRVTIKRYDTFYRFSLR, from the coding sequence ATGCTTGAAGCCCAACACCTTAGTGGGGGATACCCAGGTAAAAGGGTTCTTGAGGATGTTTCGCTCTCACTCAGAAAAGGCGAGCTCATAGCAGTCCTAGGCTTGAATGGAAGTGGTAAATCCACGCTTCTGAAAATGCTGGCCGGCTTGCTGGAGAAAGAAAAGGGAACCTTGCTTCTGGAGGGGAAACCTCTATGTGACTATGCACCAAGGCATCTGGGAAGACTGATCGCCTACCATGGACAGCGTCATGAAATTCCAGATATGAACACCAGGGTCCTGCTCGCCCACAGCAGGTATCCCTATCAAGGATTCGTAAGGAGGCTCGAAGAGAAAGACCATAGAGCGATCGAGGGGGCAACCAAGAGAATGAATCTCCAGCACGTACTGGACACCCCGCTTAAGCATCTGAGTGGAGGGTATCAGCAACGCTCTTTTCTCGCGATGACCCTTGCAAGGGAAGCTGACTATCTCTTTTTTGATGAGCCGGATGCCCATCTGGACATCTCACATATGTATATGGTCCACCAGCTCCTGCAAGACCTGGCATCTGAGGGTCATTGCGTGGTGGCTTCCCTCCATGACCTCTCAGAAGCCTTGAGGATTGCAAGCAGGATCATCCTTATCGACCAACAAACAGTAGTATTTGATGGGAAGCCCCAAGACGCAGTTGCCTGTGGGATACTCGAAAAAACCTTCCGTGTGACTATCAAAAGATATGATACTTTCTACCGGTTTTCACTGCGTTGA
- the miaA gene encoding tRNA (adenosine(37)-N6)-dimethylallyltransferase MiaA, which yields MKSISKSLTSSKAFSRIIFLFGPTGVGKTELLLDLDPQRFSVINADSIQVYRHLDIGSAKASKEVQNAITHHLIDVQDPWEQFSVGDFITYADEACEKIHREGKIPVISGGTAYYFKHFLYGLSEAPPSDEAIRAQVSAEIEAKGNEWAYTRLGEVDPISAQRIHPSDMYRVSRALEVYEASGKPLSSFSLPTIPRNGMQPLVIGLVRDSALLRSRLSLRIKMMFDEGLEEEIRSLLRMGAESSWPGLQGIGYKEFFQAMEHGEWSRSIIADQIERNSRFYAKRQMTFFKSFSEVMWMDPADKESILTEIEQYCRS from the coding sequence GTGAAATCCATTTCGAAGAGTCTGACGAGTAGCAAAGCTTTCAGCCGCATTATTTTTCTCTTCGGTCCCACTGGGGTCGGAAAAACAGAACTTCTGCTGGATCTCGATCCGCAGAGGTTTTCTGTTATCAATGCAGACTCCATCCAAGTTTATCGTCATTTGGACATAGGTTCTGCAAAGGCTTCCAAGGAAGTACAGAATGCGATAACTCACCATCTCATTGATGTGCAGGACCCATGGGAACAGTTCAGTGTGGGGGATTTTATCACCTATGCAGATGAGGCATGTGAAAAAATCCACCGGGAAGGGAAAATTCCCGTCATCAGTGGTGGAACTGCCTATTACTTCAAACATTTTCTCTATGGCCTCAGTGAGGCCCCTCCCAGTGATGAGGCTATTAGAGCCCAAGTATCTGCAGAAATTGAAGCAAAGGGAAATGAGTGGGCGTATACACGTCTCGGTGAAGTGGACCCCATCTCTGCTCAGCGAATTCATCCCAGTGACATGTACCGGGTGAGCAGGGCCTTGGAAGTGTATGAGGCAAGTGGTAAACCCCTGAGCAGCTTTTCTCTCCCCACTATTCCCAGAAATGGTATGCAGCCTCTGGTTATTGGCTTGGTGCGTGATAGCGCTCTTCTCCGCAGTAGGCTGAGCCTGAGGATCAAGATGATGTTCGATGAAGGCCTTGAGGAGGAGATTCGTTCCCTTTTAAGGATGGGAGCTGAAAGTTCTTGGCCTGGATTGCAAGGTATCGGCTACAAGGAGTTCTTTCAGGCAATGGAACATGGCGAGTGGTCCCGTTCCATCATTGCCGACCAGATAGAGAGAAACAGCCGCTTCTACGCGAAGCGGCAGATGACATTTTTCAAGAGCTTTTCAGAAGTAATGTGGATGGACCCTGCTGATAAGGAATCAATACTTACTGAGATTGAGCAGTATTGCCGTTCTTGA
- a CDS encoding cyanophycin synthetase, producing MQISSFEDVIRFTEQFTNLEKQTSHYTTRTYRLDRMHDLLAHLGNPEQAFKKIHLAGSKGKGSTASYLASSLTAMGYKTGLYLSPHLVDYRERFTLSGTFFDESLLVSTGQELADSIEGFTFRDEWGETNPTTFELFTAYAYLLFRNSGCSWAIIETGLGGRLDATNTIIPEASVLCPIELEHTKILGSTIREIATEKSKIIKKGVPVFIGLEEGEALDVFLAEAKDQHSTPYLLKEHLGSLTSSTTSEGEQVHYRWKNGEEEHLCLSMRGLVQAQNSALAMLVLKTLNLFDQAMLPAIESNQIPGRFQQLSKDPCLYVDGAHTTRSLQALLSSFSSLHPSKENTVIFGALEDKDHTHMLSLLLDYFQRIIISRPGTFKKSDINQLHELLLELAAKREKQYEILLIEDNLSALKEALSRTAKEGAILTCGSFYLAGGITSAYEQVRSSHESQLA from the coding sequence ATGCAAATTTCCAGCTTTGAAGATGTAATCCGCTTCACCGAGCAGTTCACCAACCTCGAGAAGCAGACGTCCCACTACACCACTCGTACCTATCGACTTGACAGGATGCACGACCTGTTGGCCCACTTGGGCAATCCTGAGCAGGCCTTCAAGAAAATTCATCTTGCAGGGTCAAAAGGAAAGGGTTCAACAGCAAGTTATCTGGCAAGTTCCCTGACTGCCATGGGTTATAAAACAGGCCTATACCTTTCCCCTCATCTGGTCGATTACCGGGAGCGGTTTACCCTAAGTGGTACCTTCTTTGACGAATCCTTGCTCGTTTCAACGGGCCAGGAGTTGGCAGACAGCATTGAAGGATTCACCTTCCGCGATGAATGGGGGGAGACCAATCCTACCACGTTTGAACTCTTCACCGCCTATGCCTATCTGCTCTTCAGGAACAGTGGTTGCAGCTGGGCGATTATTGAGACCGGCCTTGGTGGGCGTCTTGATGCAACCAATACCATCATCCCTGAGGCAAGTGTTCTCTGTCCCATTGAGCTGGAGCATACAAAGATTCTTGGCTCCACCATCAGGGAAATTGCCACAGAGAAGAGCAAGATCATCAAGAAAGGAGTACCTGTCTTCATTGGCCTCGAAGAGGGTGAAGCATTGGATGTCTTCCTCGCTGAAGCAAAGGACCAACACAGTACTCCCTACCTACTGAAGGAACATCTGGGTTCCCTGACAAGCAGCACCACCAGTGAAGGCGAACAGGTCCACTACCGGTGGAAGAATGGGGAGGAGGAACATCTTTGTCTTTCCATGCGAGGGCTGGTCCAAGCACAGAACAGTGCGCTAGCCATGCTTGTCCTGAAGACACTCAATCTCTTTGACCAGGCGATGCTCCCTGCCATCGAGTCAAACCAGATACCAGGGAGGTTCCAGCAGCTCTCAAAGGATCCCTGCCTTTATGTGGATGGTGCACACACCACCCGCTCCCTGCAGGCCCTGCTCTCTTCCTTCTCCAGCCTTCATCCAAGCAAGGAGAATACAGTCATTTTTGGGGCACTGGAAGACAAGGATCATACCCACATGCTCTCACTTCTGCTCGACTATTTCCAGAGAATCATCATCAGCAGGCCAGGTACTTTCAAGAAGAGTGATATCAATCAACTGCATGAGCTTCTCCTGGAGCTTGCCGCCAAGCGAGAAAAACAGTACGAAATTCTTTTGATCGAGGACAATCTCTCAGCATTGAAAGAAGCACTTTCACGTACGGCAAAGGAAGGGGCCATCCTTACCTGTGGATCCTTCTACCTTGCCGGAGGTATAACATCTGCCTATGAGCAGGTCAGGAGTTCCCATGAGTCTCAACTGGCGTGA
- a CDS encoding YicC/YloC family endoribonuclease, with amino-acid sequence MNSMTGYGFSESVCEKFQLAVELKSYNNRYLDINHNIPYYLSPFEIEIDNRVKAVAKRGHVEVNIRVKNLVSDVSLTVDPTAVKQYTDAFAQIAALSAKALKPQLSDYLGSEGVLSSVRESDSEQYRLLLFSTLEEALSQLAESKQREGTSTKADLKRLGEVIQAGLDVVSSHADELEELVKTNLRSRFEEMLGDQNYDENRILSEVAVMLVKYSVSEEIKRLAIHLREYFSLLEDKAPVGKRLDFLCQEMNREINTIGSKSQMVALNIQVVRMKDGLENIREQVRNIE; translated from the coding sequence ATGAACAGCATGACAGGATACGGATTCTCTGAATCCGTGTGCGAGAAATTTCAACTCGCGGTCGAGTTGAAGTCATACAACAACCGATATCTTGATATCAATCATAATATACCTTACTATCTCTCTCCCTTTGAGATCGAGATCGACAATCGGGTAAAAGCTGTTGCAAAACGTGGTCATGTTGAGGTGAACATCCGGGTCAAGAATCTGGTCAGTGATGTCAGTCTTACGGTCGATCCTACTGCTGTCAAGCAATACACCGATGCATTTGCTCAAATCGCTGCACTCTCTGCTAAGGCGCTCAAACCCCAGCTCTCGGACTATCTTGGCAGTGAAGGGGTTCTCTCCAGTGTACGTGAGAGTGATAGTGAGCAGTATCGGCTCCTGCTTTTCTCCACTTTGGAAGAGGCTCTCAGCCAGCTCGCAGAGAGCAAGCAACGGGAAGGTACTTCCACCAAGGCCGACCTGAAAAGGTTGGGAGAGGTTATCCAGGCAGGATTGGATGTAGTGAGTAGTCATGCCGATGAACTGGAAGAGTTGGTCAAGACAAACCTTAGAAGCCGTTTTGAGGAGATGCTGGGTGATCAGAACTATGATGAAAACCGTATTCTCAGTGAAGTTGCGGTTATGCTGGTCAAGTATTCGGTGAGTGAGGAGATCAAGCGTCTTGCCATCCACCTGAGGGAATATTTCTCGCTTCTGGAAGATAAAGCTCCGGTTGGCAAGCGCCTCGATTTTCTCTGCCAGGAGATGAATCGTGAAATAAACACCATTGGAAGCAAGAGCCAAATGGTTGCATTGAACATCCAAGTGGTCAGAATGAAAGATGGATTGGAAAATATCCGGGAACAAGTCCGTAATATCGAGTAA